A stretch of the Lactuca sativa cultivar Salinas chromosome 9, Lsat_Salinas_v11, whole genome shotgun sequence genome encodes the following:
- the LOC111903201 gene encoding probable carboxylesterase 12: MASSPELLHYFPPFLQVYNDGRIERLITTPRLPPSTDPITGVQSRDVVISFDHETKSRIFLPKINPQDPPKKLPLIIYIHGGGFCIGSPVNIVTHSFLTPLVSQTPAVAIAVGYRLAPENPLPTRPGNPLLPTAYHDCWAAFKWIAAHSTGSGPDPWINDYVDTSRVFLVGESAGANLAHYVTVQAGVSKPGLDIQGLIALHPYFSEKEPDKMIQYLYPGSSSSDDDPKLNPRSDPDLEKMGCSRVFIMVAEKDFLKQRGIDYMETLKKSKWEGSVEFVENEGEDHCFYLFNPRSEKAKGVIQMLISFVNQA, encoded by the exons ATGGCGTCATCACCAGAACTCCTCCATTATTTCCCACCTTTTCTACAAGTATACAACGACGGCCGGATCGAACGCCTGATCACCACCCCCCGCCTCCCACCATCAACCGACCCCATCACCGGTGTCCAGTCCAGAGACGTAGTAATCTCATTTGACCACGAAACCAAATCCCGTATATTTCTCCCAAAAATCAACCCTCAAGATCCACCAAAAAAGCTTCCGCTCATCATCTACATCCACGGCGGCGGATTTTGCATCGGATCACCGGTGAACATCGTGACTCACAGCTTCCTCACGCCGCTAGTCTCCCAAACCCCAGCTGTCGCCATCGCCGTTGGTTACAGGCTTGCCCCGGAAAACCCTCTACCTACtaggcctggcaatc ccctaCTACCTACCGCCTACCATGACTGCTGGGCTGCATTCAAGTGGATCGCCGCTCATTCAACCGGGTCAGGACCCGACCCGTGGATCAACGATTACGTGGATACAAGTCGGGTTTTCTTGGTGGGTGAGAGTGCCGGGGCGAACTTGGCCCATTATGTTACGGTTCAAGCCGGAGTCAGTAAACCCGGTTTGGATATCCAGGGTTTGATCGCATTGCACCCGTATTTCTCTGAGAAAGAACCCGACAAGATGATACAGTATTTGTATCCGGGTAGTTCTTCGTCGGATGATGACCCGAAACTCAACCCACGTTCAGATCCGGATCTTGAGAAAATGGGTTGCTCGAGGGTGTTCATAATGGTTGCCGAAAAGGATTTTTTGAAACAAAGAGGGATAGATTATATGGAGACATTAAAGAAGAGTAAATGGGAAGGAAGTGTGGAGTTTGTGGAGAATGAAGGAGAAGATCattgtttttatttgtttaacCCAAGAAGTGAAAAGGCCAAGGGAGTAATTCAAATGTTGATTTCTTTTGTAAACCAAGCATAG
- the LOC111903156 gene encoding uncharacterized protein LOC111903156, producing MAREVSESCMDSLLTEIVSSYCNVLYVSKPELAARRIEAIGYQVGHQLSERYTMERPRFSDHLEAIKFICKDFWSELFKKQIDNLKTNHRGTFVLQDDKFAWVSRMSSTENSGSTQEPGIGNKAAEASSMHLYFPCGIIRGALSNLGISCAVSADISNLPACSFVIRIKV from the exons ATGGCAAGAGAAGTATCGGAAAGCTGTATGGATAGTTTGCTTACAGAGATTGTTTCTTCGTATTGCAATGTGCTATACGTTAGTAAGCCGGAGCTCGCTGCTCGGAGAATCGAAGCCATCGGCTACCAAGTAGGCCACCAGCTCTCTGAAAG GTACACAATGGAGCGACCACGTTTCAGTGATCACCTGGAGGCAATCAAGTTCATCTGTAAAGATTTCTGGTCTGAGCTCTTCAAGAAACAGATAGATAATCTAAAGACGAATCATAGA GGTACATTTGTTTTGCAAGATGATAAATTTGCATGGGTTTCTCGCATGTCTTCAACTGAGAATTCTGGTTCAACTCAAGAACCTGGAATTGGAAACAAAGCAGCAGAAGCAAGTAGCATGCATCTGTATTTCCCTTGTGGAATTATAAGGGGAGCTCTTTCAAATTTGGGCATTTCTTGTGCTGTGTCTGCAGATATTTCCAACCTCCCTGCTT GTTCATTTGTGATCCGGATAAAGGTGTAG